The Nostoc cf. commune SO-36 genomic sequence TTTCAAGGCGAAAATGGCAAATGGAATTGTTACGCTAGAGCCAGAAGTGAACAAAATCAATTCGTTTTTTACTCAATTTGTCCAGTCAATGCACCGGAAAACAAGCGGCTGGATGTAGCAGAGTTTATCACTAGAGCTAATTCTGGCATGATGATCGGCAATTTTGAGCTAGATTTTACTGACGGGGAAATTAGTTACAAAACTAGTATTGATGTCGAAGGTGACAGACTCAGTTTTGGACTGATTCAAAGACTAGTTTACGCCAATGTGACGATGATGGATGAATACCTGCCAGGGATTATGTCCGTTATTTATGGTAATGTCTCACCAGAAGATGCGATCGCTCAGGTTGAAAGCTAAGTCAATTATTCGTAGTGATACCGACAAGCGAGAAAATCAATCTGAGTGTTTCCCACCCGATATACAAGCCGATGTTCTAAATCAATTCGCCGCGACCAAATATCTGCATCTATATATTTTAATGGTTCTGGTTTACCAATCCCCTCAAATGGGTCTTGCATTACAGCCGTAACCAAATCCAAGATTTTCGATGCTTTCTGAAAATCCTGCTTAAACCACCAAGCTAAATCTTCTTTAAATTGAGAACTAAAACCAGGACTACGATTAACAATAACTGGTTTAATTTCAATGGGTTCAGCTTTCTTTTTCTTCTTGATCAATCCCCAACTCCTGCTGAAGTTCTGCTAGCGTTTGAGATTGGATTTTTCCTGTTTTTGACTCCTCTATTGCATCCAGTAAACGACGCGCATTAGCAGGCGATCGCAAAAGATAAACCGTCTCAAGTAAACTCACCAAATCTGATTCAGCAATCAAGGCTACATTTTCACCATCACGACGGTTGATCATATACACCTGATGATTTTCTACCACCAGCTCTAATAACTTAAAAAAGTCATTTCTCGCATCGGTTGGGGATGTGATTTTGTAAGGCAACATTAGTTAATGTACATAAAGTTGTACATAAATTATAAAGTATGCGGTTCGTTCTTCCATTACTGTTACCTAAATCTTGACAGTAAATCACGAACAATTAGGAAGCCGAGCGCTGCTGGTCAATTTGCAGTGGAATATTTTCCCGCACGAGTTGCCAAAAGTGCTTGATGGGTGGAATTTGCAAACGGTCTTGAGTTGTTACCATAACTACCCGACGAGT encodes the following:
- a CDS encoding Txe/YoeB family addiction module toxin yields the protein MIKKKKKAEPIEIKPVIVNRSPGFSSQFKEDLAWWFKQDFQKASKILDLVTAVMQDPFEGIGKPEPLKYIDADIWSRRIDLEHRLVYRVGNTQIDFLACRYHYE
- a CDS encoding type II toxin-antitoxin system Phd/YefM family antitoxin: MLPYKITSPTDARNDFFKLLELVVENHQVYMINRRDGENVALIAESDLVSLLETVYLLRSPANARRLLDAIEESKTGKIQSQTLAELQQELGIDQEEKES